From the Actinopolymorpha singaporensis genome, the window AGCATCCCCGAGAACAACTCGACGTACCCCAGCGTGCTCGGTGCGTCCACCGTTTCCAGGATCGACCGCGCCTGGGCGAGCATCCGCCGCGCCGCAGGAAAGTCGCTCTGGATGATGGCCAGCCAGGTGTTCACCCACAACGCGTCGGCCCGGGTGGCCGTGGGTTCGGTGTCGGCGGCCAGGAGGCGGTCCAACCAGTCGCGGCCCTCGTTCAGGTAGCCGTCCAGCCAGTGGTAGAGCAGGTCGGCGGCCAGCCTGAGGCCTTCCTGCCGGAGGTCGGGGTCAGCCAGCGCGTAGTCCAGGGCCGCCCGCAGGTCGGCGTGTACGGACCGCAGCCGAGCGAACCACTCCACCTGGTGTGGCGCCAGCCAGTGCTGTGCGGTCCGGAGCCCCTCCTCCCTGAAGTAGTCGAAGTGCCGTCGGCGGGCGAGGGTCGACGTCTCCTGCTCGGCCAGCCGGCACAGGCCGTAGTCCCGGATGAGGGTGAGCTGCCGGTACGTCGCGCGGCCATGGTGGTCCTCGCGGAGCAGCACCGACTTGTCGATCAGGCCGGTCACGAGGTCCATCACGTCCTCGGGGGCCAGGCCGTCGCCCGCGCACACCGCCTCGGCCGCGTCCAGGTCGAAGCCGTCGGCGAACACCGCCGACCGCGCCCACATCGACTGTTCCCCCGCCGAGCACAGGTCGTAGCTCCAGTCCAGCATCGACACGAGCGTCCGGTGCCGTGGGTCGCTCGAGCAGGGACCGGAGGTCAGGACGCTGTAGCGCTGGTCGAGCCGGTCCAGGATCTGGCGGGGCGTCAGGACGCGGACCCGGGCGGCGGCGAGTTCGATGGCCAGCGGGATGCCGTCCAGTCGCCGGCAGATGCCCACCACCGCGTCCTCGTTGTCAGCGGTCAACGCGAAGTCGTGCTGCACCGCCGCCGCGCGTTCGACGAACAGCGCAACCGACTCGAACCTCGCCGGGATCTGACGACCGGCTCCGACACCGACACCGACACCGGCGCCGGCTCCGACACCGACACCGGCGCCGGCTCCGACACCGACACCGGCGCCTGCACCGTCGCCGTCCGCCGACCGGCGTGCGTCCGGGAGCGGAAACGGTGCGACCGTGAGTGTGTGCTCGGTGGCCACGTCCAGCCGCTGCCGACTGGTGGCCAGCAGGTGCAGGCCCGGCGCCTCGGGCAACAGCCGTTCGGCCAGTGCTGCACAGGCCGCCGGGAGATGCTCGCAGTTGTCCAGGATCACCAGCAGCTGCCGGTCGCGCAGATGGTCGGCCAGTATCTGGGTGGGGTCACGGCGGGAGCCTTCCGGCACCCGTAGCGACTCCGCCACCGTCGGTGCGACCAGTGCGGGGTCGGTGACGTTTGCGAGGTCGACCAGCCACACCCCGTCGCGGAACGAACGTCGTAGCGCGTGCGCCGTGCGCAGGGCGAGCCGGGTCTTCCCCACGCCACCGAAGCCGGTGAGCGTCACCATCCGCGTGGTCGCGAGCAGACGCTTCACCTCGGCCAGCTCCCGCCGTCTCCCGATGAAGCTGGTCGCGTCCGCAGGAAGATTGCCCACCTGCGCGGAGGCGTCCGATCCGGCCTTGGTCATGACTGCGTTCGGACGGCCACGGGTGGTCGCCGCCCGACAACCGCATGGTATGTCGCCAGGTCAGGCGGTGCCGAATCTCCTTGTCCGCAAGGCCGGATGTGCCCGATGATCAGCTGGTTGCGGACGATCGGCGAAACCGGCAGTTGTCCGACTGCCAACCTGAGCTTGCGCTCGAACGGGCCTCGCTGGTAGCAATGCCCTTGATCTTTGCCCTTCGGGACGAAATGAGGCATATCGGATGGCCGACCACAACGGCACGGGGGCCGAGAGCGACTACGACCGGATCGGGGGCGGACCCGCGGTGCGTGCCGTGGTGGAGCGCTTCTACGAGCTGGTCCTCGCCGACGCCGACCTCGCGCCGTTCTTCGTCGGCGTCGACATGTCCGGCCTCAAGCGGCACCAGGCGCTGCTCATCTCCCAGGTGCTCGGCGGGCCGGCGGAGTTCACCGGCCGGGAGCTGCGCACCGCACACGCCGGCCTCGCGATCACCGCGGAGCACTTCGGCGCGGTGGTGGCCCACCTGGTGACGGCGCTGACCGAGGCCGGCGCGCCGCCCGAGGTGATCGCCCGGGTCGGTGCGGCCCTCGGCGCCACCGAGAAGGACATCGTCACCCAACCCGTGAGCTGACCGGTATGGACACCGCCGCACTCCAGAGCAGCTGGCAGATCGTCGCGAAGTCCGGCGACGACGTTCCGCTGTTCTTCTACTCCCATCTGTTCCTGTCCCACCCCGAGCTGCGGGAGATGTTCCCCATCTCGATGGCCGCCCAGCGGGACAAGCTGGTCGGTGCCCTCGGGAGCGTCGTCAGCAGCGTCGACCGGATCGAGGAGGTCGTACCCCTCATCCAGCAGCTCGGCCGCGAGCACCGGCGGTTCTCCGTCGTCGCCGAGCACTACGGCGCGGTGGGCGCGTCGCTGCTGGCCACGCTGAAGCACTTCCTCGGGCCGGCCTGGACGCCTGAGCTCGCCGCCGACTGGTCCGCGGCGTACGGCCTGGTCGCGCGGACGATGGTGGAGGCCGCGGAGGCGGCCGCCGACACCCCGGCGTGGTGGTCGGCCGACGTGACCGCGATCGAACGCCGCACGCTGGACGTCTCGGTGCTCCGCCTCCAGCCGCACGAGCGCTACGACTACCGCGCAGGTCAGTCGTTCGCCATGGAGGTGCCACAGCGCCCGCGGTTGTGGCGTTACTTCAGCCCGGCCAACGCGCCGCGCCGGGACGGTTCGATCGAGCTGCATGTCCAGCTCGTCGACGGCGGCCAGGTCAGCACGTCGATCGTCCGGTCCACCAAGGTCGGTGACACGGTGCGGCTCGGTGCGCCGATCGGCACCGCGCTCACGCTTCCCAACGACATCGCCACCGACCTGCTGATGGTGGCCGGCGGGACCGGGCTCGCGCCGCTGCGTGCGGTCCTCGAACAGGTCGACCGGCGCTGGCAGGTCACCGGCGAGGCACCCCGGGTGCACCTGTTCCACGGCGTACGCGTGTCGTGGAGCCTGTACGAGCGGGAACTCCTCACCCAGCTGGCACACCGTCCGTGGTTCGACTACACAGAAGTCGTCTCCGACGATCCGTCCTTCCCCGGGGCACGCGGACTGGTCGGCGCGGTGGCGGCGCGCAGCGGTGACTGGAGGGGGCGCACAGCGCTGGTCTGCGGTTCGCCCGCGATGGTCGAGCACGCCGTCGCCAAGCTGACCGAAGCCGGGGTCACGCGGGAGCACATCCGTTTCGAGTCCTTCGGGGCGGCGGGGGACGCCAACCAGTCACAGCAGGAACCCGGCAGGCAAGGTGATGGGCAGTGAGTGACTTCCCGCGTGAGCCGCGTGCACCCAGGCGGTCGCCGCAGGTGATCCGGTCCGCGACGTTCTCCCAGCGCAGGCGGGGTTTCGACGAGGACGAGGTGCGTGCCTTCCTGGACCGCGTCGCGGGCCAGGTCGAGGCCGCCGAGGCCGAGTGTGCCGACCTGCGGGCCGAGGCCGACCGGTTGCGGGCGGAGGTCGACCGCCTGCGGATCGAGCTTCGGGATCGCGAGGACTCTCCGCCGGAGGTCAACGAACGCGCGGTCGCGTTGTTCAGCCAGGCGCAGCAGGTCGCCGACCGGTTGGTCGAGGAGGCTGTCCAGCACGCCCGTGACCTGATGTCGGCGGCGCGTTCGCAGGAGCGGGAAATCATACAGCGGGCACACGAGGCGGCGGAGGCCGCCGCGCGTGAGGCGGGTGCACGGTCGCCCGGCGGAGCGGCGGGCCACGGCGGGTCCGGATACGACGTTCCGGTGTCGGAGATCGAGTACGTCCGCACGTTCGCCCGGGTCGCACAGGTGCAGTTCCGGTCGGTGCTGGAGGCGTTGAGCGAACAGGTCGACCGCCTCGGTCAGGTGCCCGACCTGCCCGAGGGACGCCGGTCGCACCGGCCCGCCGACGTGTCGTGGCAGCTCGAGGCCGGCCCGGTCGAGGCCGGGCCCGGTGAGTCGGCCCGCATCGAGTACGCCCGGGACGAACTCGACGGAGACGGGCCCCACCCGGGTGACCGGCGCTGGAGCGAGCTCGGCCTGGGGTGACACCGCACCCGCAGCGTGGGGGACACGTGGCCGGAACCGCCCGACATGGGGCCGCACCCGTTGACCCGCGTCCACCCGGCCGCTGAGGTGAAGTCGTCCGTCCGACGACGCGCGAACCTCGGGAGCCGACATGACTCACGCCGCGACGACCACCTCCACCAGGCAGCGCAGACGCAGAGCCGGGCCGGCCAGGCTCACGGCGTTGGCGGCGAGCGGGCTCGGCCTGCTGCTCGGCACGGGCGCACTGCTCGGCGCCGGTCCGTCCGCGGCGGCTGCGCCTTCCGGCCCCTCCGCCGCCGGCCCGTCCGCTGCCGGCCCGGGGACGGCGCACTGCTCGCTCACCGGCCGGCACTGGACCGCGCAGGCCCGGGTCGACCGTGCCCGCACCGAGCGGTTCGCGGCGTACGGCAACAGCGGCGTCGGCTGGACCGGCGGTGACAGCACCTACTCCGTGCCGCTGCCCGCGCACCGCACCGCGTGGTTGTTCTCCGACACGTTCTGGGGGCCGGTGAACGCCGACCTCAGCCGTCCCACGACCGTGCCGTTCCTCAACAACTCGTTCGTGGTCGAGCGCGGCGGGGACCTGCGTACGGTCGCCGGCGGCACGCCGGAGGCACCCGACTCGCTGGTTCCGCCGGACGAGCCGGGCACGTGGAACTGGCTGGGCGCGGGTCAGGCGACGCCTGCGTCGCTTGACGTGATGTTCCTCGAGTTCGGCCGCACCGGATCGGGGCCGTTGGACTTCGCCTGGCGGGAGAACAAGCTCGGCCGGTTCGACCCGGACACCCTGCGGCCGCGTGAGGTCGTTCCGATGCCGTCGGCGGCCGGCGTGCAGTGGGCGTCCTGGCTGCTGCGTTCGGGCGGATTCACCTACGTGTACGGCGTGGAGGACCTCGGCCTGACGAAGTACATGCACCTGGCGCGGGTGCGCGGCACCGACCTCGCCAGCGGGAGGTGGGAGTACTGGACTGGCAGCTCCTGGTCGCCCACCGAAACCGACTCGGCCCGGGTGATGCCGGGAGTCGCCAACGAGTACAGCGTTTCCCGCTGGCACGACGGCTACCTGCTGGTCACCCACGACACCCGCGAGCTGTTCAGCTCACGCATTCTTGCCTACGTGGGCTGCTCGCCGACCGGGCCGTTCACCGAGGCCGCCACGCTCTACACGACCCCGGAGACGGGTGCTGCCGG encodes:
- a CDS encoding globin domain-containing protein — its product is MDTAALQSSWQIVAKSGDDVPLFFYSHLFLSHPELREMFPISMAAQRDKLVGALGSVVSSVDRIEEVVPLIQQLGREHRRFSVVAEHYGAVGASLLATLKHFLGPAWTPELAADWSAAYGLVARTMVEAAEAAADTPAWWSADVTAIERRTLDVSVLRLQPHERYDYRAGQSFAMEVPQRPRLWRYFSPANAPRRDGSIELHVQLVDGGQVSTSIVRSTKVGDTVRLGAPIGTALTLPNDIATDLLMVAGGTGLAPLRAVLEQVDRRWQVTGEAPRVHLFHGVRVSWSLYERELLTQLAHRPWFDYTEVVSDDPSFPGARGLVGAVAARSGDWRGRTALVCGSPAMVEHAVAKLTEAGVTREHIRFESFGAAGDANQSQQEPGRQGDGQ
- a CDS encoding DUF4185 domain-containing protein — translated: MTHAATTTSTRQRRRRAGPARLTALAASGLGLLLGTGALLGAGPSAAAAPSGPSAAGPSAAGPGTAHCSLTGRHWTAQARVDRARTERFAAYGNSGVGWTGGDSTYSVPLPAHRTAWLFSDTFWGPVNADLSRPTTVPFLNNSFVVERGGDLRTVAGGTPEAPDSLVPPDEPGTWNWLGAGQATPASLDVMFLEFGRTGSGPLDFAWRENKLGRFDPDTLRPREVVPMPSAAGVQWASWLLRSGGFTYVYGVEDLGLTKYMHLARVRGTDLASGRWEYWTGSSWSPTETDSARVMPGVANEYSVSRWHDGYLLVTHDTRELFSSRILAYVGCSPTGPFTEAATLYTTPETGAAGSYADADIFTYNAHEHPDLRRGDRLLVTYNVNSLDPNADLYDDVTIYRPRFVEVKLVPGRHR
- a CDS encoding ATP-binding protein, encoding MTKAGSDASAQVGNLPADATSFIGRRRELAEVKRLLATTRMVTLTGFGGVGKTRLALRTAHALRRSFRDGVWLVDLANVTDPALVAPTVAESLRVPEGSRRDPTQILADHLRDRQLLVILDNCEHLPAACAALAERLLPEAPGLHLLATSRQRLDVATEHTLTVAPFPLPDARRSADGDGAGAGVGVGAGAGVGVGAGAGVGVGVGAGRQIPARFESVALFVERAAAVQHDFALTADNEDAVVGICRRLDGIPLAIELAAARVRVLTPRQILDRLDQRYSVLTSGPCSSDPRHRTLVSMLDWSYDLCSAGEQSMWARSAVFADGFDLDAAEAVCAGDGLAPEDVMDLVTGLIDKSVLLREDHHGRATYRQLTLIRDYGLCRLAEQETSTLARRRHFDYFREEGLRTAQHWLAPHQVEWFARLRSVHADLRAALDYALADPDLRQEGLRLAADLLYHWLDGYLNEGRDWLDRLLAADTEPTATRADALWVNTWLAIIQSDFPAARRMLAQARSILETVDAPSTLGYVELFSGMLATATGDAGAGLVHYARAREIHRAVGNQHGIAFALIRSSMAYSAMGDSARAVELAEEALPLCAAAGDIWHKSYVLLALGIELWRQGDVARATRLEQESLRYNQSLDDHVGVALNLQVLALAAASGGQPTRAAELFGALDATNRSLGVSLTGYTHLSAYQDRCVRELRATLGEEAYARAFAEGAARSYDQAVAAALQEEPDRRGVRRPPGKSPLTPREREIADLIAQGRTNKQIANALVIAQRTAESHVENILVKLGFTSRAQVAAWTAEQGHAGDGRDDR
- a CDS encoding DivIVA domain-containing protein → MSDFPREPRAPRRSPQVIRSATFSQRRRGFDEDEVRAFLDRVAGQVEAAEAECADLRAEADRLRAEVDRLRIELRDREDSPPEVNERAVALFSQAQQVADRLVEEAVQHARDLMSAARSQEREIIQRAHEAAEAAAREAGARSPGGAAGHGGSGYDVPVSEIEYVRTFARVAQVQFRSVLEALSEQVDRLGQVPDLPEGRRSHRPADVSWQLEAGPVEAGPGESARIEYARDELDGDGPHPGDRRWSELGLG
- a CDS encoding group I truncated hemoglobin, with product MADHNGTGAESDYDRIGGGPAVRAVVERFYELVLADADLAPFFVGVDMSGLKRHQALLISQVLGGPAEFTGRELRTAHAGLAITAEHFGAVVAHLVTALTEAGAPPEVIARVGAALGATEKDIVTQPVS